One segment of Nomia melanderi isolate GNS246 chromosome 10, iyNomMela1, whole genome shotgun sequence DNA contains the following:
- the LOC116428754 gene encoding KICSTOR complex protein SZT2 isoform X2 — protein sequence MASAKDEEKTVLEATTVFLLMKKGFPISRNVRAQWMLEHLDTVISIQCQTSKQREAEELEIVSVLPKNKPESWSAKTSHQFLYKVTSTTSITFLAHKYRMVLNLDLSPSLATVDIQHGEIVIDEVCVATKHFLEGIIKPFIIPGSNRKMQPEIYVTVIAHTPFFISPAQPVLVQGWLVTTSNVNQLTNLIEKQLNILEEKVASVTAIASQQLENQRAESERLVGGLFEESSTCLNKNSGSSAANTSIISPESTFVNMLRYGMLALTLLPEHSCAHMIIVSDGIIGTSDVHVLDSVIQQLRATTVACSFLHVGSTYHPHSADGLVPYQDLLFFIARATLGTYMSFIPRVAHLDETEVNTYHKNFLWWQLYREVLCDDLPYYPNWQSKNTLFYEQKSTQLLQKKQIEDKVTCTLSSLLCCRLREGYLIKRANVRDDMLEICFVLLWKSSVSLEYVVMCPWFTKSLSVSNTIQYTITIEAPYDFLHDITCSSKKPLKSQYRQSVVNHFWAALTSLTESDAMLAHFSWFPEFGWTWYSVPDTIRSGMPVFYSSAYPSPSKVQLSDAACPQFGQIWQPVVSLNPLQWARWMHTQRVTLILSHDRPLPKHLHQANQSGRFQSVQCRQAAAVLYAMLKSWATFVLVENHTYVQFIYKEMEKPPVSFSLIRINCKGLCVILNIAFAAGTEGAVRHNVVIDLLDRLSKLTLPNRPTGQRETPSCTIIHKSLERILIRYERMPTDLNSIVFPDGTQTNLTKSVISPGGMLTTSLSRYLHYNRWLWHIKRPLVQTIPGITLPRLNITAIARILSTISRMRLAEGFNFTYSAAGILNMVLEVQMQGVDKSDGSYPCIIQYILFPPHVISSSVLERDSVSEEDTDEGTVDGEVSIDESENFGDFQIISEIWIEPQCGLVQLPIQSAASYMHLLPYHELPEAIARVDEGCINALLTLEYLSLLSQVVPNEKSSDIIYGQVHQDIKLSKKNVRNIKNNDCSAEELYQSVPIIDEKIHPMHFFFDTLNILPKCQQAELLFSMFTNGSNTKHEGQNGANRILMDNFLEHIKQLHNKELLLTSAESQKFALMLLNRPRDGGPNLRFFSLKEKHGYYREQYSYPRWKCFIKGISTTHVVITVLPASEKDVRLFNSPTYAEDSPMSNNSEKNHKSSGKDEDFQSFEENLVIPVYIYDCSLASLIDTLTDKLKISHNKDIYQDHTFRIGQQEEKDFVELKSGCNSKPSSPESKSEDSDNTTSDQRSLTKHCKRVSLAHCHCYVVAVYKSLVLQQPLSYEDMEAAVEQCEETLIEIDVTNYLRCVCRHLNKLSENDTLDQLQYSACDDVKPLHDLIREKFKRIMTVAFRPVPAHPEFYYCSPNWIGNKMDVSEFQRSDSDDEFENFFFHSTSVDSMSDNHHKKVQSEKLVWPTRITPRMSKVSSHDSVEYLSSTIQEENICEKEQPLFLQLSCSIRFQFRSGLNSVPVETLPTCFVEISQKMEDYTDKSVTDVKPSDLKITLDIICLNLPREVLEISLEHYPGLRTTSFCSGSPIGSLRTESGSSSENNTRSEFFQEKMAHLPLNQHSAINNLKDEIEWLLQDETTTALLDRSSVNVEILNFVADHVSESADRFSCKLEKVPLHFVFPSEESKPKFLNELKKLEIDKYRIQQEEKFFYFVKNVERVSPIIIQKDSNNEKEESKVKYDNVIETSEKKDLQTSDVNSSVAENTSGNHDFEDSNITERKSDLTDEHKGQYNSERGFKWLKDLDNRDSFLPNFWLILKVESDYVNVYFHCRFLEITSAEVSSYWHTQKTLIDQIKSTCRQVNQYLLLQNLHKTSKCSELLETETSEDYNWKSETANEFSNTVQNRDLAQSFTPGMFRCRVVWEFTFRLHPRLKTGPGRSGLSRGIKALHGVLNRFAVTNRSNMFVYQENNKNVFYLRLHEQISDGKMLQNKLSESDEKLVVSRSNSVVSLSQTKLHDNSTTNDTRPRVRSFSEKESNLLNKTEDSIVLMVHGISDAGPEVKRDLVQVLQNRLDDAVLEVLTVMLARNPMCKLTPADVHFIQPPKPPEYIKQLCVEKHCIPYIGALEFYLRQNILQFLHIPKYTDNRAEYHFQDYSQLEGSTKWVAESDIFLYNQSPSSGSKGIACIALAITGDGGGMKSLHSKLSEDSFPENIKQDDFENIIATAVFDKRSTPLSSTVLPLIEFKIWKQGKDNVEVLLQKLCLTVKHAIWDLVTEYKFLPVPLTEPILTVSDSSEVYAENKNTETSAKVEGLQRMGSELLINRFDTGEEGKLRSTYCVTLSQWFRFALDIGVPSVKKHEVNIYHRHAVPTIVRELEILIQCQAPDTSSRAFVLQDKQPFIEKFLLNEEAANKTHDNLSSQKEDNLNFPLYIPCDFNKDEQGTYTECILIARNFAQWKASVNGKIQSELFVSKDQKVLQKFNPLILESSFVSRQRILLAEIRNDKITLYMYNWSKEKSEKLMKQTNSLGTWLSSRSNFLRNVLMHKLGIFHHRPNLMRETNSHYFQITDMENLTKFSSGTYSDEKEWVRSNNRAQNIKHSQFSWNDVLGQTMRDVKSNTSCHNNVDPVTKAVCDLQDLRLRERKMKEDLNKLYTMWQNRSAAPNIPISISALNTSKQHSRLIHFCHTPLLFLPSWRLQSAATRDHSLATQSSLNVNVNMHQQQSQQVQTIQSNQSDVIKWHQELCTLMLSEYKQYLQIMGFDQIQMESPDKSCEEQTQQQSHYLKKSTLGGVLLFEIYLSQPFFIVKLHIIECNRLQTKTSSALVNQFLLSFVDACDKIKTNMHLHSFTYDFHLRCIHSYIAGNGSWSLQQGYHLIHFLDDFNKYYSKAPNYARNLIYSDVVAIRNLTIPGRTLYSYLLLHEKSYNMRVFEMKCDHQDSQESEYVLVNLKNTPSISYCDAQDTRYTDDFDVALIVSYLEQSMQMEKTGITLKYYLMLTSKRELYPKGEVENNKLGKFRTVYSIEKPVTNIPAEAKSETDIFQKEILKEFPSDIYERDQDVSDRKNDSKISNISFSTNNNSTSAPTPPPVPNSPLTQNANPPSVSLNSSSSHLIQIRQESINYLGYYSSHEQLMQQTIMSQANEARIHILNMIDRGGLQCKTHLLWNKLLESKSAMIYKEFAELCSLAHVEPLSNLDSRLQPLINQPVSWYQTLSKVLQNKYQDHYKQFNTLDGNVSHLLILHPSFFQAFMMLTIDLHASKGALYAVYCKSKEAINTPCCIEDIYNLIEGFVNACCFHLWMSLYN from the exons GATATACAACATGGTGAAATTGTTATAGACGAGGTGTGTGTAGCAACAAAACATTTCTTGGAGGGTATTATCAAACCT TTTATCATTCCAGGAAGTAACAGAAAGATGCAACCAGAAATTTATGTGACTGTAATAGCTCACACACCTTTTTTCATAAGTCCTGCACAACCAGTTTTGGTACAAGGTTGGTTAGTGACTACAAGCAATGTTAATCAATTGACAAATCTCATAGAAAAACAGCTTAATATACTAGAAGAAAAGGTTGCATCTGTTACTGCTATTGCTAGTCAACAGTTAGAAAATCAACGGGCGGAAAGTGAACGTTTAGTGGGAGGACTCTTTGAAGAAAGCAGCacctgtttaaataaaaatagtggTAGTTCTGCTGCAAATACTTCTATAATTTCTCCCGAATCAACATTTGTAAATATGTTGCGGTATGGTATGCTAGCGCTGACGCTTCTACCGGAACACAGTTGCGCAC atATGATAATTGTGTCCGATGGTATTATAGGAACTAGTGATGTTCATGTGTTAGATTCTGTTATTCAGCAATTACGTGCAACAACAGTTGCATGTAGTTTCCTACATGTTGGAAGTACGTACCATCCACACTCTGCTGATGGTTTAGTTCCATATCAAGatctattatttttcattgccaGAGCTACTTTAGGCACTTACATGTCCTTCATACCACGTGTT GCACATTTAGATGAAACAGAAGTAAATACTTAccataaaaattttttatggTGGCAGTTATACCGTGAAGTACTTTGTGATGATTTGCCATATTACCCGAATTGGCAATCTAAAAACACATTATTTTACGAACAAAAGTCTACTCAACTTCTACAGAAAAAGCAAATAGAAGATAAAGTCACATGTACGTTAAGCAGTTTACTATGTTGTCGGCTTCGAGAAGGATATTTAATAAAACGAGCTAATGTAAGAGACGATATGCTTGAAATCTGTTTTGTGTTGCTGTGGAAGTCTAGTGTTTCATTGGAGTATGTAGTGATGTGCCCTTGGTTCACAAAATCATTATCTGTAtctaatacaatacaatatacaattacTATTGAAG CTCCATATGATTTTCTTCACGATATTACATGTTCATCGAAAAAGCCATTAAAATCACAATATCGGCAGAGTGTCGTAAATCATTTTTGGGCCGCACTAACGTCATTAACAGAAAGCGATGCTATGCTTGCTCATTTCAGTTGGTTTCCTGAATTTGGCTGGACTTGGTACAGTGTACCAGATACAATTAGAAGCGGCATGCCAGTATTTTATTCGTCAGCTTACCCTTCACCTAGCAAGGTGCAACTTAG TGATGCAGCATGTCCACAGTTCGGACAAATATGGCAGCCTGTGGTATCTTTGAATCCATTACAATGGGCACGTTGGATGCATACGCAAAGAGTGACATTAATCTTGTCTCACGACAGGCCACTGCCGAAACACTTACATCAAGCAAATCAAAGTGGCCGGTTTCAGAGCGTCCAATGTCGTCAGGCAGCCGCAGTACTTTATGCCATGTTAAAAAGCTGGGCAACGTTTGTGCTCGTTGAAAACCATACATATGTGCAATTTATTTACAAGGAAATGGAGAAACCTCcggtttcattttcattgattcGTATTAATTGTAAAGGTCTTTGCGTGATCCTAAACATTGCGTTTGCTGCGGGTACAGAAGGTGCTGTTCGACATAATGTCGTTATCGATCTCCTAGATCGGCTCTCGAAATTAACTTTACCAAATAGACCAACAGGACAAAGAGAAACACCTTCTTGTACAATTATACACAAATCTttagaaagaattttaattagataCGAGCGAATGCCAACTGACTTGAATTCAATTGTATTTCCCGATGGAACTCAAACGAATTTAACAAAGTCTGTGATAAGTCCTGGAGGAATGCTGACGACTAGTTTATCTCGATACTTACATTACAATCGATGGCTTTGGCATATAAAGCGTCCACTTGTGCAAACCATACCAGGAATTACACTACCAAGATTGAACATAACTGCCATTGCAAGAATTCTTTCCACAATTTCAAG AATGCGTTTGGCCGAAGGATTCAACTTTACTTATTCAGCAGCAGGTATTTTAAATATGGTGCTTGAAGTACAAATGCAAGGTGTTGATAAGAGTGATGGATCTTACCCatgtattattcaatatattttatttccaccgCATGTTATATCAAGTTCGGTATTGGAACGTGATAGTGTTTCTGAAGAAGATACTGACGaag GTACGGTGGATGGCGAAGTAAGCATCGATGAATCTGAAAACTTTGgtgattttcaaattatttctgaaatttgGATTGAACCACAATGTGGATTGGTACAATTACCTATACAGTCTGCAGCAAGTTACATGCACCTCTTACCGTACCACGAACTTCCAGAAGCG ATTGCTCGAGTAGACGAAGGGTGCATCAACGCATTATTAACTTTAGAGTATTTAAGTTTGTTGAGTCAAGTAGTACCGAACGAAAAAAGTAGTGACATTATATATGGACAAGTACATCAAGATATAAAGTTATCAAAAAAAAATGTCAGGAATATCAAGAATAATGACTGCAGTGCTGAAGAATTGTATCAAAGTGTACCAATCATTGATGAAAAGATACATCCGATGCATTTCTTTTtcgatacattaaatattttaccaaaATGCCAACAGGCTGAGCTTTTATTCTCTATGTTCACTAATG GTTCGAATACCAAACATGAAGGTCAAAACGGTGCGAATAGGATCCTGATGGATAATTTTTTGGAGCATATAAAACAGTTGCATAATAAAGAACTTCTATTAACGTCCGCAGAATCTCAAAAATTTGCATTAATGCTCTTGAATAGACCTCGGGACGGTGGACCAAATTTAAGATTTTTTTCTTTGAAAg AAAAACATGGCTACTACAGGGAGCAGTACTCCTATCCACGTtggaaatgtttcattaaaGGAATTAGTACAACACATGTGGTCATTACAGTTTTACCCGCATCGGAAAAAGATGTACGTTTATTCAATTCACCTACGTACGCAGAGGATTCCCCCATGAGCAACAATTCTGAGAAGAATCATAAATCCTCTg GCAAGGACGAAGACTTTCAAAGTTTCGAAGAAAATCTTGTTATTCCTGTTTACATTTACGACTGTTCATTGGCCTCGTTAATCGACACGTTAAccgacaaattaaaaatatcacaTAACAAGGATATCTATCAAGACCACACATTTCGGATTGGTCAGCAAGAGGAAAAAGATTTCGTTGAATTAAAATCTGGTTGTAATTCGAAACCTTCATCTCCAGAATCAAAAAGTGAAGACTCTGATAATACTACAAGTG ATCAACGAAGTCTAACGAAGCATTGCAAACGGGTGAGTTTGGCACACTGTCATTGTTACGTTGTTGCTGTCTATAAATCGTTAGTACTGCAACAACCCCTTAGTTATGAAGATATGGAGGCTGCTGTAGAACAATGCGAGGAGACATTAATTGAGATTGacgtaacaaattatttacGATGCGTATGCAgacatttgaataaattatcagAAAATGATACGCTAGATCAGTTACAATATTCTGCATGCGACGATGTTAAACCGTTACATGACTTaatcagggaaaaatttaaGAGGATAATGACGGTTGCATTCAGACCAGTCCCCGCACACCCCGAATTCTATTACTGCTCACCAAATTGGATAGGGAATAAAATG GACGTTTCTGAGTTTCAAAGATCGGATAGTGatgatgaatttgaaaatttcttcttCCATTCGACAAGTGTTGATTCCATGTCAGACAATCATCATAAGAAAG TTCAGTCAGAAAAGCTAGTATGGCCTACCAGGATTACTCCTAGAATGTCAAAAGTGTCGAGTCATGACTCTGTGGAATATCTGTCGAGTACTAttcaagaagaaaatatttgcgAGAAAGAACAACCTCTCTTCTTGCAATTAAGTTGTTCTATTCGATTTCAATTTAGATCTGGTCTGAATAGTGTTCCAGTTGAAACTCTACCAACATGTTTCGTAGAAATCTCACAAAAAATGGAGGATTACACGGACAAGAGTGTAACAGATGTAAAGCCATCTGATTTGAAAATTACTTTGGACATCATCTGCTTAAATCTTCCAAGGGAGGTATTGGAAATAAGTTTGGAACACTATCCTGGTTTGAGGACAACATCATTTTGTAGCGGTTCTCCTATTGGCAGTTTGCGAACAGAAAGCGGAAGTAGTTCAGAAAATAACACTAGAAGTGAATTCTTTCAGGAGAAAATGGCTCACCTTCCTTTGAATcaacatagcgcaataaataacttaaaagaTGAAATTGAATGGCTTTTGCAAGATGAAACTACAACCGCACTATTGGATCGGTCCTCTGTCAACGTGgagattttaaattttgtagCGGATCACGTTTCAGAATCAGCGGATAGGTTTAGTTGCAAATTGGAAAAAGTTCCTTTGCATTTTGTATTTCCCTCGGAAGAAAGCAAACCAAAGTTTCTAaacgaattaaagaaattagaaattgacaAATATCGTATTCAACAAGAAGAGAAGTTCTTCTATTTCGTAAAAAATGTGGAACGAGTGTCGCCTATAATAATCCAAAAGGATTCGAATaacgaaaaagaagaatcaAAAGTTAAATATG ATAATGTTATAGAGACATCGGAGAAAAAAGATTTACAAACTAGTGACGTAAATAGTAGTGTTGCTGAAAATACCAGTGGAAATCACGATTTTGAAGATTCTAATATAACAGAAAGAAAATCTGATTTGACCGATGAACACAAAGGACAATATAATTCAGAGCGCGGTTTTAAGTGGCTAAAAGATCTGGATAATCGTGATAGCTTTTTACCAAATTTTTGGTTAATCTTGAAAGTAGAAAGTGATTATGTCAACGTTTACTTCCATTGCAG gtTCTTAGAAATCACATCGGCAGAAGTAAGCAGTTATTGGCATACGCAGAAAACGTTAATTGATCAAATAAAAAGTACCTGTCGTCAAGTAAATCAATATTTACTTTTGCAAAATCTTCATAAGACAAGTAAATGTTCGGAATTACTAGAAACTGAAACAAGTGAAGACTACAATTGGAAATCAGAAACTGCAaatgaatttagtaacactGTACAGAACAGAGATTTAGCCCAAAGTTTCACCCCTGGCATGTTTCGATGTCGAGTAGTCTGGGAATTCACCTTCCGGTTACATCCCCGATTGAAAACTGGACCTGGAAGGTCCGGATTGTCACGGGGTATAAAAGCGTTGCACGGAGTTTTAAACAGATTCGCCGTGACTAATCGCAGTAACATGTTCGTGtatcaagaaaataataaaaatgttttttatctAAGACTTCACGAGCAAATAAGCGATggaaaaatgttacaaaataaattatcggAAAGTGATGAAAAGCTGGTTGTCTCTCGAAGCAACAGCGTAGTTTCACTGTCACAGACAAAATTACACGATAACAGCACAACGAATGATACACGGCCCAGAGTTCGATCTTTCAGTGAAAAAGAATCGAACCTCTTAAATAAAACTGAAGATTCAATCGTCTTAATGGTACACGGAATTTCAGATGCTGGACCGGAAGTAAAACGCGACTTGGTACAAGTTTTACAAAATCGTTTAGATGATGCGGTGTTAGAAGTTTTAACCGTTATGTTGGCAAGGAATCCAATGTGTAAACTAACTCCCGCCGATGTGCATTTCATTCAACCGCCAAAACCACCGGAATACATTAAACAGTTGTGTGTAGAAAAGCATTGTATACCATATATTGGTgcattagaattttatttacgacAAAATATACTTCAATTTTTACATATACCAAAGTATACGGATAATAGGGCAGAATATCATTTTCAAGATTACTCACAACTGGAAGGATCTACGAAATGGGTTGCAGAATCAGATATTTTTTTGTACAATCAAAGTCCTTCTAGTGGTAGCAAAGGAATCGCTTGTATAGCTCTAGCAATTACTGGTGATGGAGGTGGAATGAAATCATTGCATAGTAAATTATCGGAAGATAGTTTTCCAGAGAATATAAAACaggatgattttgaaaatatcatCGCGACAGCAGTTTTTGATAAAAGATCAACACCTTTGTCCTCGACAGTACTacctttaattgaatttaaaatttggaAACAAGGCAAAGATAATGTGGAAGTTTTGTTGCAAAAACTGTGTTTGACAGTTAAACATGCTATTTGGGATTTAGTGacggaatataaatttttaccaGTTCCTTTGACAGAGCCGATTCTGACAGTGAGTGATAGTTCAGAAGTATATGCAGAAAACAAAAACACAGAGACATCGGCTAAAGTAGAAGGGTTGCAAAGAATGGGatcagaattattaattaatcgatttgaTACAGGAGAAGAAGGAAAATTACGTTCCACTTATTGCGTCACATTATCTCAATGGTTTCGCTTTGCTTTAGACATCGGAGTTCCGTCAGTAAAAAAGCACGAAGTAAACATTTATCACAGACATGCTGTACCTACTATTGTCAGAGAATTAGAAATTCTTATCCAATGTCAAGCGCCGGATACTTCTAGCAGAGCTTTTGTTTTGCAAGATAAGCAACCTTTTATCGAGAAATTTCTTCTTAATGAAGAGGCAGCGAACAAGACACATGATAATCTTTCCTCACAAAAAGaagataatttgaattttccactTTATATACCTTGTGACTTTAATAAAGACGAACAAGGAACCTATAcagaatgtattttaattgcCAGAAACTTTGCTCAGTGGAAAGCTTCCGTGAACGGGAAAATACAATCGGAATTGTTCGTCTCAAAAG ATCAAAAAGTACTGCAGAAGTTTAATCCACTGATATTGGAATCAAGTTTTGTGTCAAGACAACGAATATTACTTGCTGAAATTCGAAATGATAAA ATAACACTTTATATGTATAACTGGTCTAAAGAGAAATCTGAGAAATTGATGAAACAGACTAATAGTTTGGGAACATGGCTTTCTTCAAGATCGAATTTTCTCAGAAACGTATTAATGCATAAATTAGGAATATTTCATCACCGACCAAATTTGATGAGAGAAACAAATTCCCACTACTTTCAAATTACAGACAtggaaaatttaacaaaattttcttccGGAACATACAGTGATGAGAAAGAGTGGGTAAGATCAAATAACAGAGCACAGAACATAAAACACAGTCAGTTTTCATGGAACGATGTACTCGGCCAAACAATGCGTGATGTCAAATCAAACACTAGTTGCCATAATAATGTCGATCCAGTTACGAAAGCGGTTTGCGATTTGCAAGATTTACGACTGcgcgaaagaaaaatgaaag AGGATTTAAATAAGTTATACACGATGTGGCAAAATCGTAGTGCTGCGCCAAATATTCCGATTTCTATTAGTGCTTTGAATACTTCCAAACAACATTCACGACTAATACACTTTTGTCATACACCACTGTTATTTTTACCTTCGTGGCGTTTACAATCAGCAGCAACAAGAGATCATTCACTAGCCACACAATCGTCACTGAATGTAAACGTCAATATGCACCAACAGCAATCGCAACAAGTGCAGACAATTCAAAGTAATCAATCAGATGTCATAAAGTGGCATCAAGAATTGTGTACATTGATGTTGTCAGAATACAAACAGTACCTTCAAATAATGGGATTTGATCAAATTCAGATGGAATCTCCTGATAAAAG TTGTGAAGAACAGACGCAGCAACAATCACATTACCTCAAAAAGTCAACGTTAGGAGGAGTATTgctgtttgaaatttatttatcgcAACCGTTTTTTATTGTTAAGTTACATATTATTGAATGTAATCGACTTCAAACCAAAACTAGTAGCGCATTAGTTAATCAG tttCTATTAAGCTTTGTTGATGCCTGCGACAAAATCAAGACTAATATGCATCTACACTCGTTTACATACGACTTCCACTTACGTTGTATTCACTCGTACATCGCTGGGAACGGATCATGGTCATTGCAACAAGGATATCATCTTATTCATTTTCTCGAcgattttaacaaatattatagcAAAGCGCCGAACTATGCTAGGAATCTTATATACAGTg ATGTAGTGGCAATCCGGAATTTAACAATACCAGGTCGTACTTTGTATTCTTATTTATTGCTTCATGAGAAAAGTTACAACATGCgtgtatttgaaatgaaatgcgATCATCAAGATTCTCAAGAAAGCGAATATGTTTTAGTTAATTTGAAGAATACGCCTTCAATCAGTTATTGTGATGCACAAGATACGAGATATACCGATGACTTCGACGTTGCATTAATCGTATCATATTTAGAACAATCTATGCAAATGGAAAAAACAGGAATTACtttgaagtattatttaatgttaacgaGTAAGAGAGAATTATATCCAAAGGGggaagtagaaaataataaactcGGAAAATTTCGGACTGTGTATAGCATCGAAAAACCTGTCACAAATATTCCTGCAGAAGCAAAGTCTGAAACAGATATTTTCCAAAAAGAGATTTTAAAGGAATTTCCATCAGACATTTATGAACGTGATCAAGATGTCAGTGACAGGAAAAATGACTCTAAAATATCTAACATTAGTTTcagtactaataataatagcacTAGCGCACCTACACCACCACCTGTACCAAATTCTCCATTGACTCAAAATGCAAATCCTCCAAGTGTCTCATTAAACTCATCGTCGTCACATTTGATTCAAATACGGCAAGAATCAATTAATTACTTAGGGTATTATTCTTCGCACGAACAATTAATGCAACAGACAATAATGTCCCAGGCAAATGAAGCTCGTattcatatattaaatatgataGATAGAGGAGGTTTGCAATGCAAAACACATCTACTTTGGAATAAATTATTGGAAAGTAAATCCGCAATGATTTATAAGGAATTTGCTGAACTATGTTCTTTGGCTCACGTGGAGCCATTATCAAATTTAGATTCAAGACTCCAGCCACTTATAAATCAACCAGTTTCATGGTATCAAACATTATCTAAAGTTTTACAAAACAAGTATCAAGATCATTACAAACAATTTAATACTTTAGATGGAAATGTTTCGCATCTTCTCATATTACATCCAAGCTTCTTTCAAGCCTTCATGATGCTGACTATAGATCTACATGCTTCAAAAGgg gcATTGTATGCAGTTTACTGTAAATCGAAAGAAGCAATTAATACTCCATGTTGCATCGAagacatttataatttaattgaaggtTTTGTAAACGCATGCTGTTTTCATTTATGGATGAGCTTGTACAATTAG